GCGAGCTGCCGCGTTGATACGAGTGATCCAAAGTTTACGGAAATCACGTTTCTTTTGACGGCGGTCACGGTATGCATACATAAGAGATTTGAAAACTTGCTGTTGAGCAACTTTAAATAACTTATGTTTGGATCCGAAATAACCTTTAGCTAACTTTAATACTTTTTTACGACGACGACGTGACACATAGCCACCTTTTACTCTTGGCATTTTAAAACCCTCCTAGATATATACGATCAGTTAGTATTATTTTTTCTTGTAAGTTAATAGTGTACGGATACGTTTGTAATCTCCGCTTGTAACAATCTTCGCTTTGCGAAGTTTACGCTTAGCTTTAGTAGATTTGTTAGCGAACATATGGCTTGTAAACGCACGTGCACGCTTAAGTTTACCTGTTCCAGTCTTTCTGAAGCGCTTTGCAGCACCTTTATGTGTTTTCATTTTAGGCATGATTGGATTCCTCCCTGGTAAGTAATTATTTTTCGGTTGTTGGTGCTAAAATGAGGAACATGCTTCGGCCTTCCATTTTCGGTCGAACTTCAACCGTAGCAACGTCTTCACATTCTTTAGCTAATTTTTCAAGCACAGTTTTTCCGATCGAGGAGTGCGTGATGGCACGGCCCCGGAAACGAATGCTTGCTTTCACTTTATCGCCTTTTTCAAGGAACTTGCGGGCATTTTTAAGCTTCGTGTTAAAATCATGCTCCTCAATTGTAGGGCTTAAGCGAATTTCTTTCGTTGTAACAATCTTTTGATTCTTACGCGCTTCTCTGTCTTTCTTTTGCTGCTCAAACTTAAACTTACCATAGTCCATGATTCGGCATACTGGCGGTTTTGCGGTAGGAGCAACAAGTACAAGATCAAGATTGGCATTTGCCGCAATATCAAGAGCTTCATGACGTGTTTTAATCCCTAGCTGGCTGCCATCAGCCCCGATAAGTCTTACTTCACGAGCACGTATGCCCTCATTGACAGACATGTCCTTACTAATAGTAAGTCACCTCCAAGAAATTTATGTGAGTCATTAACTCAGCACTTTGTAAACAAATAAAAAAAGCGTCGGCACATACTGCACCCACACGACCTCATCATCATTTCTGAAAGTTCGGTTGACCAGCCAACAGCTTTCGCGTTGATCAGGTGAGAAGCGGGTGCTTCTGCTTTTGTTCGAAACTCAACTTATTTAATTACCTAAATTAATATAACATTGACAAGAACCTCTTGTCAACTGATGTTCTTTGTTCATCACAACAGAATTTATTGTACAGTACTACCTGTTGTTTTGCAAGCACTAAAATTGTTTTTTTCCGGGCAGGCCGCCCCGTTGTTGTTGAAAATTTATTTACAACCTGAAAATTTATATTTACCCGCCAAAATGAAGGGTTTACCCTCCAAAATTTAAAAATATCCGCCAAAACAGCAGCTTTACCCGCTAAAATTCAGTTATGTAAACAGGGTGCCTGGCACCGCTGGGGGCTTCAAAAAAAAGAACTGCGAATGAATTCGCAGTTCTCTAATTTTATCCTCTTTTATTCACTTGCTCAAGAATGCTTGTTTTGAACGCATCAAAGGATACAGTTTCTGATTTTTGCTCACCGTATTTACGGACGTTGACGGCTTGATCGGAAATTTCCTGATCACCGAGCACGAGCATGTATGGAATTTTTTGCATTTGCGCTTCACGGATTTTATATCCCAGCTTTTCATCGCGGTTGTCGACTTCGACGCGAATGCCTTCTTCCAGCAGTTCCTCACTGATCTTTCTTGCGTACTCTTCATGAACAGTAGATACCGGGATAATCTGTACCTGTACAGGAGCAAGCCATACCGGGAACGCACCCTTGTATTCTTCGATTAGGAAGGCGACAAAACGTTCCATTGTGGAAACGACTCCGCGGTGGATAACGACCGGACGGTGATCCTTTCCGTCGCTTCCTTTGTACGTTAGGTCAAAGCGTTCCGGCAAGTGGAAATCAAGCTGTACAGTAGACAGCGTCTCTTCTTTTCCGAGCGCAGTCTTCACCTGAACATCAAGCTTCGGCCCGTAGAACGCGGCTTCCCCTTCAGCTTCTACATAATCCAAGTCCATATCTTCCATAGTTTCTTTAAGAAGAGCCTGTGCTTTTTCCCACATCTCATCGTTGTTTACGTATTTTTCCTTGTCCTCAGGATCACGGTAAGAAAGACGGAACTTGTATTCTGTAATGCCAAAGTCTTTGTACACACGCTGGATGAGCTTTACTACGCGGATAAACTCATCTTTTAATTGATCCGGGCGGGCAAAGATATGAGCATCATTCAATGTCATGGAACGGACACGCTGAAGACCAGCCAATGCTCCTGACATCTCATGGCGATGCATCGTTCCAAGCTCAGCGATACGGATTGGAAGATCACGATAGCTGTGCATGCTGTTCTTGAACACCATCATGTGATGCGGACAGTTCATCGGACGAAGAACAAGCTGCTCGTTGTCCATTTCAATTGCAGGATACATATCTTCTTTATAATGATCCCAGTGTCCTGATGTTTTATAGAGCTCTACACTGCCTAGATGAGGAGTGTAGACATGGTCGTAGCCAAGTCTTACTTCTGTGTCGACAATATAACGCTCGATGATACGGCGGATCGTCGCACCCTTTGGAAGCCAGACTGGCAAACCTTGTCCAATCTTTTGGGAAACAGTGAAAAGATCCAGCTCTTTTCCAAGTTTCCGGTGATCCCGCTCTTTCGCCTCTTGAAGGTAGACAAGATGCTGATCCAGCTCTTTCTGGTTAAGAAAAGCTGCTCCATAGATGCGCTGAAGCATCTGGTTATCGCTGTCTCCTCTCCAATAAGCGCCTGAAATGCTCATCAATTTAAAGGACTTGATTTTTCCAGTGGATGGAAGATGCGGCCCGCGGCAAAGGTCAAAAAACTCGCCTTGTTCGTAAATGGTAATAACCGCATCCTCCGGAAGATCACGGATGAGCTCCAATTTTAAATGGTCGTCAATGCCTTCAAAAATCGCGATGGCTTCTTCCCTGGTCACTTCTTTTCGGATGATCGGCAGGTTTTCGCTTACGATCTTTTTCATTTCCTTCTCAATCTTAGGCAAATCTTCCGGTGTTAAAGCTTCTTGAAGATCGATATCATAATAAAAACCGTTTTCGATCACTGGCCCGATGCCAAGTTTGACATCCTTATAGATGCGTTTGATCGCCTGTGCCATCAAATGGGCTGTACTGTGGCGTGTCATCTCGAGTCCTTCAGGCGAATCTTGTGGAACGATCTCAATGGATGCATCCGCCTCGATCGGACGTGTGAAATCGTACAATTCCCCGTTTACTTTACCAGCAACGGACTTTTTCTTCAGGCTGGAGCTAATGGATTCTGCTACTTGTTCTGCAGTGATTCCTTTCGGATACTCACGAACAGAACCATCAGGAAAAGTAAGCTTAATGTCTGTCATTCATAATCTCTCCTTGTTCAAAATAAATACAAAAAACACTCGTCCACAAAAAGGGACGAGTGTTGTACTCGTGGTTCCACCCTTGTTCCACAGCAGGATTCTGCAATGGCACTCGGTCAAGATTTAACGGCTTTGGGCCGTCAGCGATTACTCTGCATTCACCGCTGAAGTTCAAAGGGGGTAAGACATTTTTTCGTGTTAGAATGCTTTCAGCCTCAGGCATCCCTCTCTATAAACCGTAAAAAATATCCGTTGTCCTTATCTTTACTGATTTTGGTATCCAAATATACAATTATTATATTCATACTATCCTGCAAAATCAAGAGCAATCCTTATCTTCCGTCCATCTTTTCGATAAATTCGTTTCTTGAACCATAAAACAGCTGAAGGGGCCTTTTAATCAGTCTCTCCTGGAATACGTTCTGCAATGTATGTATCATGCCGTGATTTTCTTCTTCCAGGTACAAATACAACACTTCCGGAGCTAAACCCATGATCGGACCCAGCACTTTTTCGTCGAGATCAAACTCCTTGGTCAGAACTAATGCTCTTTCATGCATAAGCTGAAGCATTTTTTCACTGTATAGCCGGTATTGCTCATCATACAGCTTAAATTTGCCGTCGAAGGCCACGTGAACCTCGGCTGTTAGAAACGGCTGATCGGCTGCACACTTACGCAATTGATCGATGAAGGACTGGTATTCAAGCTCGAGTTTGTATTCATCGATCGCACATTCGACGTAAATTTGTAGAAGATCAAGGTACTCCCGTAAACGGAACTGTACAAAAGACTCAAATGTAAATGATAGCCCTTCTTCGGTTAAGATTTTTCTCCAGGCTTCTTTCACATGATACTCGCACGTATCCAGATCTTTTACCGCCGGCACTTCCTCCCGTTCCTGTTCGATAAATTCCTTGGCGATCGCTGCAATTTCTGCTTGCTCCTGCTTATCCGTGAAATAAAAAAAATGTTCAATAAAAAACAGGATTCGTGTTTCCTCCAGTTTTTTACGAGTATAGCAAGCCAGCACCTGAACAATTGAATCCAGATGCTCTTTTGTATTCAATAATAATGAATGGCTTTCGGATTCTAAAAAGGAAGGTTTTATGTTAAGTGATCGAGCCATCTGCTTCAGTTCCTTTTGTAAT
This genomic stretch from Fictibacillus marinisediminis harbors:
- the rplT gene encoding 50S ribosomal protein L20 yields the protein MPRVKGGYVSRRRRKKVLKLAKGYFGSKHKLFKVAQQQVFKSLMYAYRDRRQKKRDFRKLWITRINAAARTNGLSYSRLMHGLKVAGIDINRKMLAEIAVSDEKAFAELATKAKDSLKA
- the rpmI gene encoding 50S ribosomal protein L35: MPKMKTHKGAAKRFRKTGTGKLKRARAFTSHMFANKSTKAKRKLRKAKIVTSGDYKRIRTLLTYKKK
- the thrS gene encoding threonine--tRNA ligase; translation: MTDIKLTFPDGSVREYPKGITAEQVAESISSSLKKKSVAGKVNGELYDFTRPIEADASIEIVPQDSPEGLEMTRHSTAHLMAQAIKRIYKDVKLGIGPVIENGFYYDIDLQEALTPEDLPKIEKEMKKIVSENLPIIRKEVTREEAIAIFEGIDDHLKLELIRDLPEDAVITIYEQGEFFDLCRGPHLPSTGKIKSFKLMSISGAYWRGDSDNQMLQRIYGAAFLNQKELDQHLVYLQEAKERDHRKLGKELDLFTVSQKIGQGLPVWLPKGATIRRIIERYIVDTEVRLGYDHVYTPHLGSVELYKTSGHWDHYKEDMYPAIEMDNEQLVLRPMNCPHHMMVFKNSMHSYRDLPIRIAELGTMHRHEMSGALAGLQRVRSMTLNDAHIFARPDQLKDEFIRVVKLIQRVYKDFGITEYKFRLSYRDPEDKEKYVNNDEMWEKAQALLKETMEDMDLDYVEAEGEAAFYGPKLDVQVKTALGKEETLSTVQLDFHLPERFDLTYKGSDGKDHRPVVIHRGVVSTMERFVAFLIEEYKGAFPVWLAPVQVQIIPVSTVHEEYARKISEELLEEGIRVEVDNRDEKLGYKIREAQMQKIPYMLVLGDQEISDQAVNVRKYGEQKSETVSFDAFKTSILEQVNKRG
- the ytxC gene encoding sporulation protein YtxC, which codes for MAELIFADHEECNQLQKELKQMARSLNIKPSFLESESHSLLLNTKEHLDSIVQVLACYTRKKLEETRILFFIEHFFYFTDKQEQAEIAAIAKEFIEQEREEVPAVKDLDTCEYHVKEAWRKILTEEGLSFTFESFVQFRLREYLDLLQIYVECAIDEYKLELEYQSFIDQLRKCAADQPFLTAEVHVAFDGKFKLYDEQYRLYSEKMLQLMHERALVLTKEFDLDEKVLGPIMGLAPEVLYLYLEEENHGMIHTLQNVFQERLIKRPLQLFYGSRNEFIEKMDGR
- the infC gene encoding translation initiation factor IF-3 — protein: MSVNEGIRAREVRLIGADGSQLGIKTRHEALDIAANANLDLVLVAPTAKPPVCRIMDYGKFKFEQQKKDREARKNQKIVTTKEIRLSPTIEEHDFNTKLKNARKFLEKGDKVKASIRFRGRAITHSSIGKTVLEKLAKECEDVATVEVRPKMEGRSMFLILAPTTEK